In the Cryptococcus neoformans var. neoformans JEC21 chromosome 1, complete sequence genome, one interval contains:
- a CDS encoding cactin, putative: MPRSPEHDSKFEKDSGRERAGDRRDRDRDRYRDDYDRRESSSRRDESERNRDRDRRDKDDRGQGKDRERERRRDKGRGDYYDSDRDRDRDRDRRDRKRERSRSRERSYKKERKHRDSRSPSPSSKTRRKEAKAAAKAAAKREAELEQSRALAELSMYSATDNPFHDANLGEQFQWHKKRDKEKKAGLTAEEIARKDALRRQEAKEELERLNKRRADREVELQLREEEETRQRRLAEDAAMAEWIAKEDDFQLEQSRRRAGIRLREQRAKAIDFLAINLRFTDPKSSHQTAAIGALTNPRASEIEREEEEEGWGWADAGFEFEIDEPWKIFENLTLDDCVELEQDIKMYLSLEKSPINIEFWQAMQIVCEHYLSQLRDPEHAVGGPLSDPEVEEATNKIVSGLSLQRLVELENKANGLLRSGQPVDSDFWDLILKKIHVEKAIAKLNSIHEIVLKNRLEQFKRRQREDAAKVQAELGGVLVSNENAFGGDIRADAGPVPTGGDEADDEEEDEDDYIEDYDREMSPPIAEPRTMGLDERRLPIVNEEDELRALFSARHSITSSNFIPTQARASAHTSQSISRPSAADLEAERIYREEAEREARDLGSDESEEEFGDLDAGLEVPSTYDWSDRYRPRKPRFFNRVHTGYEWSKYNQTHYDTDNPPPKVVQGYKFNVFYPDLIDKSKAPTYYLKSIPDDPDTQIIVFTAGPPYEDIAFRIVRRQWEYSHRKGFRSTFDRGVLQLYFNFARTFYRK, from the exons ATGCCCAGATCACCAGAACACGATAGCAAGTTCGAAAAAGATAGCGGCAGAGAGAGGGCTGGGGATAGAAGAGACAGAGACAGGGATAGATACCGAGACGACTACGACCGCAGGGAATCAAGTTCAAGGAGGGATGAGAGCGAAAGGAATCGGGATAGAGACAGGAGAGACAAAGACGATCGTGGTCAAGGCAAAGATAGGGAACGAGAACGACGCCGTGATAAGGGCAGAGGGGACTACTATGACTCTGATCGTGATCGAGACCGAGATAGGGACAGGCGAGACCGCAAGCGGGAACGAAGTCGATCTCGTGAACGGTCTTACAAGAAAGAGCGGAAACACCGCGACTCTCGctcaccttctccctcctcaaaaACGAGGCGCAAAGAAGCCAAAGCAGCCGCCAAAGCAGCTGCGAAAAGAGAAgctgagcttgagcagTCTCGTGCCCTCGCGGAATTGTCAATGTATTCGGCAACGGACAATCCCTTCCATGATGCTAATTTAGGAGAGCAATTCCAATGGCacaagaagagggataaggagaagaaagcagGTTTAACCGCGGAAGAAATTGCGAGAAAGGATGCTTTGCGCCGACAAGAGGCTAAAGAAGAACTGGAAAGATTGAACAAGAGAAGGGCCGACAGAGAAGTGGAGTTGCAACTtagggaggaggaggaaacTCGGCAAAGGCGGTTGGCAGAAGATGCTGCGATGGCAGAGTGGATTGCTAAAGAGGATGATTTCCAGCTCGAGCAGTCTCGTCGAAGAGCTGGTATCCGTCTTCGAGAGCAACGTGCCAAGGCCATTGATTTTTTGGCTATCAATCTTCGATTTACAGATCCAAAGTCTTCCCACCAAACAGCAGCCATTGGTGCCCTTACCAATCCGCGGGCCAGCGAGatagagagagaagaagaggaggaaggctGGGGATGGGCTGACGCGGGCTTTGAGTTTGAGATTGACGAGCCTTGGAAGATTTTTGAGAATCTCACACTTGACGACTGTGTTGAGCTGGAGCAGGATATCAAAATGTACCTCAGCTTGGAGAAATCTCCGATTAACATCGAATTCTGGCAG GCAATGCAGATTGTTTGCGAGCATTACCTTTCCCAACTTCGTGACCCTGAGCATGCTGTTGGTGGACCGCTTTCTGATCCTGAAGTCGAGGAAGCAACCAACAAGATAGTTTCTGGTCTCAGTCTCCAACGCTTGGTTGAGCTTGAAAACAAGGCGAATGGGCTGTTGCGTAGTGGTCAGCCAGTGGATAGTGACTTCTGGGATCTTAttctgaagaagattcaCGTTGAAAAGGCCATT GCCAAACTCAACTCAATTCATGAAATCGTCCTAAAAAATCGATTAGAGCAATTCAAGCGCCGCCAGCGGGAAGATGCTGCCAAAGTCCAAGCTGAGCTCGGCGGCGTCTTGGTCAGCAATGAGAACGCTTTCGGTGGTGATATACGCGCCGATGCTGGACCTGTGCCAACCGGCGGAGACgaagctgatgatgaggaagaggatgaggacgacTATATAGAGGATTACGATCGCGAGATGAGTCCGCCCATCGCTGAGCCCAGGACAATGGGCTTAGACGAAAGGAGGTTACCCATTGTcaacgaagaggatgagctCAGAGCATTATTTTCTGCTCGTCATTCCATTACCTCCTCCAATTTCATCCCCACACAAGCTCGCGCGTCGGCTCATACATCTCAATCCATATCGCGACCATCAGCCGCCGATCTTGAGGCAGAACGAATCtacagagaagaagcagagcGAGAGGCTAGAGATTTGGGATCAGAcgagagtgaagaggagTTTGGTGATCTAGATGCTGGTTTGGAGGTGCCTTCGACGTACGACTGGAGTGATAGGTACAGGCCAAGGAAGCCGAGGTTCTTCAATAGGGTACACACAGGATATGAGTGGAGCAAATATAACCAAACCCATTACGA CACCGACAACCCTCCCCCCAAGGTTGTCCAAGGCTACAAGTTCAATGTTTTCTACCCCGATCTCAT CGACAAATCCAAAGCTCCAACTTATTACCTAAAGTCCATTCCGGATGATCCGGATACACAGATCATTGTTTTTACCGCAGGTCCCCCTTACGAGGATATTGCTTTCAGAATTGTGAGGAGACAATGGGAATATTCCCATAGGAAAGGGTTCAGGAGTACCTTTGATAGAGGCGTGTTGCAGC TGTATTTCAACTTTGCTAGGACGTTCTACAGGAAATAA